In Leishmania infantum JPCM5 genome chromosome 33, a genomic segment contains:
- a CDS encoding putative serine peptidase — MLQSLVNSIVFAPPRDPNSLQRVQLLQRKRHMSFTSKKSGERISYFHFDSKGDLVTKDNLERVVRSSMVLLFHHGNAEDLGGAFSYAQSMACVFGVAVVVYDYCGYGFSGFPDAATPAEVTEKSVYSDADHMYAHLLSLGYPAHRIIIVGRSVGGGPACYLAEKHHKKVGGLVLISTFTSCLRVVSSCCLPHFCCCVDLFPNYRRIEHIMECPVLMMHGTRDNVVPHHCSSELLEDIVARRNSALQRLLKKREGARAKQAKRSSKLGAASTGPKNTTKASAAISVADEALATAQPPPDGEKASVFDLYRRAYDGLPEAVRRVAEERLDVTAANVSIGAFHRWFAGCGHNDIEAREGHTFSDMFEYFVRFATAFSMEREALLSAKPLTGAAKASRDAFNRADSEVRE, encoded by the coding sequence ATGCTGCAGTCGCTCGTGAACAGCATCGTCTTTGCGCCCCCACGGGACCCGAACAGTCtgcagcgggtgcagctgctgcagcgcaagcggCACATGAGCTTTACGAGCAAGAAGAGCGGCGAGAGAATTTCGTACTTCCACTTTGATTCAAAAGGCGATCTCGTGACCAAGGACAACCTCGAACGGGtcgtgcgctcctccatgGTCCTGCTCTTCCACCACGGCAACGCCGAGGACCTCGGCGGCGCCTTCAGCTACGCGCAGTCCATGGCCTGCGTCTTtggagtggcggtggtggtgtacGACTACTGCGGCTACGGTTTTTCTGGCTTTCCCGACGCTGCGACGCCAGCGGAGGTGACGGAGAAGAGCGTCTACAGCGACGCCGATCACATGTacgcccacctcctctccctcggcTACCCTGCTCACCGCATTATTATCGTTGGCCGCTCCGTCGGGGGTGGGCCGGCGTGCTACCTCGCTGAGAAGCATCACAAGAAGGTGGGGGGCTTAGTGCTTATATCGACCTTTACCTCCTGCCTCCGCGTCGTCTCGTCTTGTTGCCTTCCGCACTTCTGCTGTTGCGTTGACTTGTTTCCGAACTACCGCCGCATCGAGCACATCATGGAGTGTCCGGTGCTGATGATGCACGGAACCCGCGACAACGTCGTCCCACACCATTGCTCGAGCGAGTTACTCGAGGACATCGTAGCGCGCCGCAACAGCGCGTTGCAACGACTCTTGAAGAAGCGTGAGGGGGCGCGGGCAAAGCAGGCGAAACGCTCAAGTAAGCTGGGCGCTGCCTCAACAGGACCAAAAAACACTACGAAGGCATCCGCGGCTATCAGCGTTGCTGACGAGGCGCTCGCCACTGCCCAGCCACCCCCTGATGGAGAGAAAGCCAGTGTGTTCGATCTCTATCGCCGCGCCTACGATGGCCTGcccgaggcggtgcggcgggtggcggaggagcgcctcGACGTGACCGCTGCCAACGTCAGCATCGGGGCCTTTCACAGGTGGTTTGCGGGCTGTGGGCACAACGACATCGAGGCACGCGAGGGGCACACCTTCTCCGACATGTTTGAGTATTTCGTGCGCTTCGCGACCGCCTTCTCGATGGAGCGGGAGGCGCTCCTGTCGGCCAAGCCGCTCACCGGTGCAGCTAAGGCATCTCGTGACGCTTTTAACAGGGCTGACAGTGAGGTCCGCGAGTAG
- a CDS encoding MSH2, producing the protein MTDERDGGVVQAFLALGADSSQCFRMFSRGSNPGCYVLGWWATLVAKEYIKSTAVLKKWSSGNSSSAMVDVVVVNDALCKEIIRDCLLRRGVSVEYYERETAGGSYVCRQRGSPGNITDFEASLFEVEEAEIQLLASGSLVFGATQDTGTAIGFAALNNTLRQLTFAEYTDTPQLTSLDALVAQTNLKELLLCVMSPAASAGAEATFSDDDRITAVRRICERCGVQLSVRSLREIQQLQKEEAAAKGLEALAEILRVPEERLSLELCPIARQAVENILGRIDVMDPSNRRAFYLRRTVPSTYMKLDSAAIEALNLVSKKPEPRGTLPTSVFSWLNRCHTGMGARAMRQWLLQPLRCAEDINQRLTMVELFVENPILRDMFTTQVLKRCGDMDRLNRKLQRRSLALKDTQAFLEFVNVVPAALQVLGTYTGPQSKLLKDEYIAPMEDINDHMANLKTLIEATVDFSDRNAVRMNAAFDDELQALHEQLTSTQRQIDKEYGRVLSKYGWNEKQLKHEYHGTYGYVFRVSRKEDRQLRSTKELITVSTSKDGVRFVSEKMAALSEQYRRISDDYETRQMDLKRKLVDTIASYLPVLDDAKELIATLDVFVAWALVVKDCPRPMVRPAVREAPGTVALVKQEGTSARGADAAPLLSFKRLRHPLVELRQPGYKANPLHLTTQTNGLLITGPNMGGKSTYMRSVGVAVVLAQAGCFVPADAAEVQVRDAVMCRVGATDHLAQGVSTFMVEMLESASILTGATQDTLAIIDELGRGTSTYDGFGLAWAIAQDVAVRVRATLLFSTHFHELTQLPQQCSALQNMHFGAEVDESAGTLRFSYTLQPGPCGRSYGLYVASLAHLPESVIACAKVKVAEWETFEKEGASKSSAGAALDEAVVRKVSAYAKRIRELEQQGPGDDHDAAVQRLKLEIRQDADVRPYLCEVA; encoded by the coding sequence ATGACGGACGAGCGCGACGGTGGTGTTGTGCAGGCCTTTCTGGCCCTTGGCGCCGACTCCAGCCAATGCTTTCGCATGTTTTCCAGAGGCTCCAACCCGGGATGTTACGTGCTGGGCTGGTGGGCCACCCTCGTCGCGAAAGAGTACATCAAGTCCACTGCCGTGCTGAAGAAGTGGTCGAGCGGCAACTCGTCCTCCGCCATGGTGGACGTTGTTGTTGTGAATGACGCACTCTGCAAGGAGATCATCCGCGATTGCTTGCTGCGCCGTGGGGTGTCGGTGGAGTACTACGAGCGAGAGACGGCCGGCGGGTCGTACGtgtgccgccagcgcggctcGCCAGGGAATATCACCGACTTTGAGGCATCGCTCTTCGAGGttgaggaggcggagattCAACTGCTGGCGAGCGGCTCCCTCGTGTTCGGTGCAACGCAGGACACGGGGACAGCGATTGGCTTTGCGGCGCTGAATAACACTCTGCGGCAGTTGACCTTTGCCGAGTACACGGACACGCCGCAGCTCACCAGCCTGGACGCGCTTGTCGCGCAGACGAACTTGAAGGAGCTTTTGTTGTGTGTGATGTCACCCGCCGCGTCCGCTGGCGCCGAAGCCACCTTCAGCGACGATGACCGAATCACCGCGGTGCGCCGTATATGTGAGCGGTGCGGCGTTCAGCTGAgcgtgcgctcgctgcgcgagattcagcagctgcagaaggaggaAGCCGCTGCAAAAGGCCTCGAGGCACTGGCAGAGATCCTGCGAGTGCCAGAGGAGCGTCTGTCGCTAGAGCTCTGCCCGATTGCGCGACAAGCCGTGGAGAACATTCTCGGCCGCATTGATGTCATGGACCCGTCGAATCGGCGCGCCTTCTacctgcgccgcaccgtTCCGTCCACGTATATGAAGCTGGACAGCGCGGCGATCGAGGCGCTGAACCTGGTGAGCAAGAAGCCGGAGCCGCGCGGCACCCTTCCGACGTCTGTGTTCTCGTGGCTGAACCGCTGTCACACTGGCATGGGCGCGCGTGCGatgcggcagtggctgctgcagccgctccgctgcgccgAAGATATCAACCAGCGCCTCACAATGGTGGAACTCTTCGTGGAGAACCCCATTCTACGCGACATGTTCACGACCCAGGTGCTGAAGCGGTGCGGCGACATGGATCGACTTAACCGCAAactgcagcgtcgcagcCTCGCCCTGAAGGACACGCAGGCGTTCCTGGAATTTGTGAATGTCGTCCCTGCTGCTCTACAGGTTCTGGGTACCTACACAGGCCCGCAGTCGAAGCTCTTGAAAGATGAGTACATTGCCCCGATGGAGGATATCAACGACCATATGGCGAACCTGAAGACGCTGATCGAGGCAACGGTGGACTTCAGTGACCGCAATGCGGTCCGCATGAACGCCGCGTTCGACGACGAGCTTCAGGCCCTGCATGAGCAGCTCACgagcacgcagcggcagatcGACAAGGAGTACGGCCGCGTCCTGAGCAAGTACGGGTGGAATGAGAAGCAGCTCAAGCACGAGTACCACGGTACGTATGGCTACGTCTTTCGTGTCTCGCGCAAGGAGGAtcgccagctgcgcagcacaaAGGAACTTATCACGGTAAGCACGTCCAAGGACGGCGTACGGTTTGTGTCAGAGAAGATGGCGGCCCTCAGCGAGCAGTACCGGCGCATCAGCGACGACTACGAGACACGGCAGATGGACCTCAAGCGCAAGCTTGTGGACACCATCGCCTCCTACCTGCCCGTGCTCGACGATGCCAAGGAGCTGATAGCGACCCTGGACGTCTTCGTGGCCTGGGCTCTCGTGGTGAAGGATTGCCCGCGTCCCATGGTGCGGCCAGCTGTACGCGAGGCCCCTGGCACTGTGGCGTTGGTGAAGCAGGAGGGAACaagcgcacgcggcgcagacgcagcgccgctcctctccttcAAGCGGCTCCGTCATCCTTTGGTAGAGCTTCGCCAGCCGGGCTACAAGGCCAACCCTCTCCATCTCACCACGCAAACAAACGGACTGCTCATTACCGGACCCAACATGGGCGGCAAGTCCACGTACATGCGCAGCGTCGGTgtcgcggtggtgctggcgcaaGCGGGCTGCTTTGTACCGGCCGATGCGGCGGAGGTTCAGGTGCGCGACGCTGTCATGTGCCGAGTCGGCGCGACCGATCACTTGGCACAGGGCGTCTCTACGTTTATGGTGGAGATGCTCGAGTCTGCCTCGATTCTCACAGGCGCGACGCAGGATACCCTCGCCATCATCGACGAGCTCGGCCGCGGTACGTCCACGTACGACGGCTTCGGGTTGGCGTGGGCGATTGCCCAGGACGTGGCGGTGCGTGTTCGCGCGACCCTGTTGTTCTCCACACATTTTCACgagctgacgcagctgccgcagcagtgcagcgcTCTGCAGAACATGCACTTTGGCGCCGAGGTCGACGAGTCGGCCGGAacgctgcgcttctcctACACTCTCCAGCCAGGCCCGTGCGGACGCAGTTACGGCCTGTACGTCGCGTCGTTGGCGCACCTGCCAGAGTCCGTGATTGCGTGCGCCAAGGTGAAAGTTGCGGAGTGGGAGACATTTGAAAAAGAGGGCGCCTCCAAGAGCAGTGCTGGAGCGGCGctcgacgaggcggtggtgcggaAGGTTTCGGCGTACGCCAAGCGCATCCGTGAGCTGGAACAGCAGGGACCGGGCGACGATcacgacgcggcggtgcagcggctaAAGTTAGAGATCCGGCAGGACGCAGATGTCCGCCCGTATCTGTGCGAGGTGGCGTAG